CGTGGTGCTCAATGCGGCCAATATTAAGAGCTCTGAAGCAACGTACGAGATGGTAAAAACCATGCGTGCTTCTATTCTGGTTCTGGGCCCATTGCTTGCCAGAATGCATAGCGCTAAGGTTTCGTTACCAGGCGGATGCGCAATTGGAGCACGTCCAGTGGATCAGCACATCAAAGGCTTAAAAGCCATGGGTGCCACTATCAAGATTAAGAGTGGCTATATTCAGGCTGAAACCAAATCTGCTACTGGTCGTCTGCAGGGCGCTTCTATCTTGACTGACATGATTACCGTAACCGGTACAGAGAATTTATTGATGGCCGCCACTTTGGCATCAGGCACAACTATTTTGGAAAATGCTGCTCGCGAACCTGAAGTGGGTGACTTGGCTGAGTTGCTTGTCAAAATGGGCGCGAAGATTGCTGGTATCGGTAGTGATCGCTTAGTCATTGAGGGTGTGGAGAAGCTCCATAGCGCAGAACATGCTGTGATTGCAGATCGCATTGAGGCGGGCACATTCTTGTGCGCAGTTGCTGCTGCTGGTGGTGAGGTGCTGGTGAAGCACTGCCGTCCAGATACGTTGGATGCGGTCATCGTTAAACTCAAAGAAGCTGGCTTAAAAATGGAAGTAGGTCCCGACTGGATTAAGGCTTCCATGCAAGGTCGCCCTAAGGCAGTCAGTTTCCGGACTTCTGAATATCCGGCCTTCCCGACTGACATGCAGGCCCAGCTCATGGCGGTTAATGCCATTGCCGAGGGTAACGCCACGATTACCGAAACTATCTTTGAAAACCGCTTTATGCACGTTCAAGAGATGAATCGCCTTGGTGCTGATATCGCGATCGAGGGTAATACGGCAATTGCGCAGGGCGTGGAAAAGCTTTCTGGAGCTATCGTGATGGCCACTGATTTGCGTGCCTCTGCCAGCCTGGTAATTGCCGGCTTAGCTGCCCAAGGAGAAACCCAAGTGGACCGGATTTATCACTTGGATCGTGGATATGATCGTATGGAGCAAAAGTTGACCCTTTTGGGGGCTAACATTCAGCGAATCAAGTAAGCCTGATAGATAATTACTCTATGAAGTTAACTCTAGCCCTCTCGAAGGGGCGCATCTTCGAAGAAACTGCCGAAATCTTATCTAAGATCGGTATTCGTCCGCTTGAGGATCCAGAAAAATCACGCAAACTCATTATTGAGACCTCTAACCCTGATGTCCGTCTCATTATTGTGCGCGCATCAGATGTGCCTACTTACGTTCAGTTTGGCGGTGCCGATTTTGGAGTGGCTGGCCTGGATGTTTTGATGGAAAACGGCACCGATGGCCTATATGTTCCATTTGATCTAAACATCGCTAAATGCCGGATGTCGGTTGCTGTTAGAGAAGGCTTTGATTACGCTGCTGCAGTAAAGCAAGGTTCGCGTTTGAAGGTTGCCACAAAATATGTCAATTGCGCACGTGAGCACTTTGCCAATAAGGGCGTGCATATCGATACGATTCATTTGTATGGCTCGATGGAGTTAGCTCCATTAGTTGGTCTAGCAGATGCGATTGTGGATTTAGTATCTACAGGCAATACCCTGCGTGCTAATGGCTTGGTTGAAGTTGAGCCCATTGCTGATATCAGCGCACGCCTAGTCGTTAATCAAGCTTCGTACAAACGTAAGCGTACTCAGCTCCAACCATTTTTTGAATTGCTGAAGTAAAGAAAAATTCATATGTCAGCAGACATCAAAGTCAAGCGCCTTAATAGCAAAGATGCCGGGTTTAAAGACACGCTACTCTCTAGCCTTTCTTTGCCGATGGCAGATGACGAAGCGATTGATGCTGCAGTAGTAAAAATTCTGGCGCAAGTCAAAAGTGAGGGTGATGCTGCAGTGCTCTCCTTTACAAAGCAGTTTGATCGTCTCAATGTTTCAAGTGTTGTTGAGTTAGAGATTTCTCAAGCAGAATTAAAAAAAGCCTATGAAGGTTTATCGGCTGAACAAAAAAATGCTTTAGATATTGCTGCGCAAAGAGTGCGTGCGTATCACGAAAAGCAAAAGATTGAAGCGGGTTGTCACTCTTGGGAATATGAAGAGGCTGATGGCACACGCTTGGGTCAGAAAGTCACAGCCTTGGATCGCGTGGGTATTTATGTTCCTGGTGGTAAAGCTGCATACCCATCATCTGTTTTGATGAATGCGATCCCCGCAAAAGTTGCTGGAGTTAAAGAAGTCATCATGGTGGTACCCACTCCGGATGGTGCTCGCAATTCTTTGGTCTTGGCTGCCGCATACTTATCCGGAGTTGATCGCGTCTTTACGATTGGCGGTGCACAAGCTGTTGGTGCTTTGGCTTATGGCACCCAAACAATTCCGCCAGTGGACAAAATTGTTGGCCCTGGTAATGCCTATGTAGCAGCTGCTAAGCGCAGGGTTTTTGGTACTGTAGGTATCGATATGATTGCCGGCCCCTCAGAAATTTTAGTGCTCTGTGATGGCTCTAGCAATCCCGATTGGATTGCGATGGATTTGTTTTCTCAAGCTGAGCACGATGAGTTAGCGCAATCTATTTTGCTTTGCCCAGATGAGCAATTTATTGAGCAAGTGCAAGCAAGCATTAGCAAGCTATTACCTGAGATGCCCAGAAAGAAAGTGATTGAAACTTCGCTTGCTAATCGCGCCTTATTGATTCAGGTAAAAGATATGACTGAAGCTTGTGATATTGCCAATGCCATCGCTGCCGAACATTTAGAAATTTGTGCGACTGAGCCACGCAAGTGGGCTGAGTTAATTCGTCATGCTGGTGCGATATTTATGGGTAACTACACCAGCGAATCTCTAGGCGATTATTGCGCAGGCCCGAATCATGTTTTACCAACAGCACGGACTGCTCGCTTCTCATCCCCATTGGGTGTGTATGACTTTATCAAGCGCTCAAGCATGATTGAGGTGAGTGAAGCAGGCGCTCAGACCTTAGGCGCTGTTGCTAGCACGCTCGCACATGGTGAGGGTTTGACGGCCCATGCACGTGCTGCTGAGATGCGACTAAAAAAATAAACTTAAGTACTTGCCAGAATTTCTTTTAGAGCAGCAATTAATTCGTTTGTTTGATCATCGGTACCGATGGTGATGCGTAAAAATTCTTCAATGCGTGGCGATTTGAAGTGACGCACAATAATTCCGCGGTCGCGTAAAGCTTGATACAGCTTCACGCCAGTATGTTTCGGATGGCGCGTAAAAATAAAGTTGGCTGTTGATGGCAGGGTATCAAAGCCTAACACGCTTAATTCAGCTACTAAGCGTTCGCGAGTTTGAATCACTTTTTTGCTAGTGGATTCCAAATGGGCTTGATCTTGTATTGCCGCAATCGCTCCAGCTTGAGCTAGACGCCCCAGTGGGTAGGAGTTAAAGCTATTCTTCACACGCTCCAAGCCTTCAATGAGATCTGGGTGACCCACTGCAAAACCAACCCGCAGTCCTGCTAGGGCGCGTGACTTGGATAGGGTGTGAACGACTAAGAGGTTCTCTGGGCAAGCACTGCCGCGAAGAAGTGGAATGCAGGACTCAGTTCCATAATCTACATAGGCCTCGTCGATGACCACAACTGAATCTGTATTTCTGCTGAGTAGAGTCTCGATGTCTGAGCGCGGAATAGAGCGACCAGTTGGGGCATTTGGGTTGGGAAAAATAATCCCGCCATTTAGGACCTTGAAATTCTCTGTCTGAATTTCAAAATCAGGGCCTAAGGATACTTTTTGATAGTCGATCCCAAATAGCTTGCAATAGACTGGATAGAAGCTATAGGTGATATCTGGGAACTGGATAGCCTTAGCTTGCTTGAGTAGGCCTAAAAATACGTGGGCCAGGACTTCGTCGGAGCCATTACCCAGAAACACCTGTTTTGGGTCTAGGCCGTGTAAATCAGCGATGGCCTTTTTAAGGGCTGCGCCCTCTGGGTCTGGGTAGAGTCTTAAATCATCTGTATTTTGCTGGTTTATTGCTGCCAAAGCCTTAGGAGACGGGCCATAAGGACTCTCATTCGTATTGAGCTTTACCAGTCGCTCCATTTGCGGCTGTTCCCCAGGAACGTAAGGGGTGAGGGTCTGAACAACGGGGCTCCAAAAGCGGCTCATGAGGGACTCTAGTCAAAAATCAGCAAAAGTGAATAAACGCTAGCAATCAACATCGGCATTTATATCTGTATTAGGAATGATATTATGAGGCTTCAATCAACACTTCGCCTCGCGGCGCACTGAAGCATGCGGCAAGCCGACGTTACCCGAAACACTTCGGAAACCAAAATTCAAATTGCTATCAATTTAGATGGCACAGGTAAAGCTGAGCTAGCCTCTGGCGTACCTTTCCTAGACCATATGTTGGATCAAATTGCCCGTCACGGCATGATCGACCTTAAAGTGATCGCAAAAGGCGACACCCATATTGATGACCATCACACCGTTGAGGATGTAGGGATTACTCTGGGGCAAGCTTTTGCTAAGGCGGTTGGCGATAAAGCAGGCATTACCCGCTATGGTCACTCCTACATTCCTTTGGATGAAACCCTTTCTCGCGTAGTAATTGACTTTTCTGGCCGTCCAGGCCTGGAGTTCAACGTTCCATTTACCCGTGCACGTGTGGGTGACTTTGATGTGGATCTCAGCATCGAGTTCTTCCGTGGTTTTGTAAATCACGCTGGAGTGACTTTGCATATTGATAACTTACGTGGCATTAATGCTCACCACCAGATTGAAACCGTGTTCAAGGCCTTCGGTCGTGCATTGCGCATGGCTTTGGAGCTCGATCCACGCGCTTCCGGTGTTGTTCCCTCCACTAAAGGCAGTCTCTAATCTAGAAAATCTCTAGTATTGAGTAGCAGACTGCCAAAAAACTACGGAACATAGGCTAACAATTGGCGCAAACCATTGCGATCGTTGACTACGGAATGGGTAACCTACGTTCCGTGTATCAAGCCTTTCATCATGTAGCTCCCGATGCCAATGTTCTGATTGCGCACACTCCTGAAGAAATCATCTCCGCAGAGCGTGTAGTTCTCCCAGGGCAAGGCGCGATGCCCGATTGTATGAAGCATCTTCAAGAGTCAGGCTTATTGGATGCGCTATTAGATGCTGCCAAAAATAAGCCTTTGCTAGGTGTATGTGTGGGTGAGCAAATGCTGTTTGATCAAAGTGCTGAAGTGCGGGCAAATTCCAATACCGCTTGGACGCCTTGTTTGGGATTGATTCCTGGTGAAGTTCGGCGTTTTGAATTGGCTGGAAAATTACAGCCAGATGGTTCTGCGTACAAAGTGCCGCATATGGGTTGGAACCAGGTGCGCCAGGATCGCCGGCACCCACTATGGGACGGGATTCCAGATTTGACTAGTTTTTATTTTGTACATAGCTACTATGTTGTGCCGCAACGCAAAGAAGATAGTTCAGGCTCAACTGAATATGGTGATTGGTTTACTTCTGCAGTTGCGAGGGATAATATTTTTGCAACGCAATTTCATCCAGAAAAAAGTGCAGAATACGGATTAAAGCTCTACAAAAATTTTGTTTCTTGGCAACCTTAATATTTCTCTAACCTACCGCTATGCTGCTCATTCCTGCAATTGACTTAAAAGATGGTCACTGTGTTCGGCTCGAACAAGGTGACATGGATAAAGCTACTGTGTTTTCTGAAGATCCAGGCGCCATGGCTGCGCACTGGATTAGTAAGGGGGCACGTCGTTTACACCTGGTTGATTTAAACGGTGCGTTTGCCGGAAAACTCAAAAATGAATCTGCCATCAAATCTATTTTGAAAGCAGTGGGCGATGAGATTCCAGTTCAGCTAGGTGGCGGTATCCGCGATTTAGAAACTATTGAGCGTTTATTGGATGACGGTATTAGTACCGTGATTATTGGTACTGCAGCGGTGAAGAGCCCTGGCTTTGTGCAAGATGCCTGCACGGCTTTCCCTGGCCACATTATGGTGGGTTTAGATGCGCGTGATGGCAAGGTAGCAACCGATGGTTGGAGCAAGATTACGGGTCATGAGGTGATCGACCTCGCTAAGAAATTTGAAGATTACGGCGTTGAAGCCATCATCTATACCGACATTGGTCGTGACGGCATGATGAAAGGCATCAACATGGATGCCACAGTCAAATTGGCGCAAGCTATTCGGATTCCGGTGATTGCTAGCGGTGGTTTATCCAATAACCAAGATATTGAAGCGCTTTGTGAAGCCGAGGCTGAAGGCGTTATGGGTGTTATTGCCGGGCGCTCAATTTACGCTGGTGATTTAGATTTAACCGTAGCGCAAAAATATGCTGATGAGTTAACTCTGAAGTTTGCTAAGAAAATTATCTAGATTGCTGATCGGTGCTAACTAAAAGAATTATTCCTTGCCTTGATGTCACGGCAGGGCGCGTTGTTAAAGGCGTGAACTTTGTTGGTCTGCGTGATGCAGGTGATCCGGTGGAGATTGCTAAGCGCTATGACACTCAAGGTGCTGATGAGCTTACCTTCTTAGACATTACTGCTACCTCTGATGGGCGTGATCTGATATTGCATATCATTGAAGATGTTGCGTCCCAGGTATTTATTCCTCTGACGGTTGGTGGTGGTGTTCGTGCTGTAGCGGATGTACGTCGCTTACTCAATGCGGGCGCTGATAAAGTGAGCATGAATTCTTCTGCAGTGGCGAATCCAGATTTAGTTTCTGATGCGGCGTCGTATTACGGTTCGCAGTGCATCGTAGTTGCCATCGATGCAAAAAAAACTGAAGCGGGTAATTGGGAAGTCTTTACCCATGGCGGTAGAACTTCGACTGGTATGGATGTAGTGGCATGGGCTTCTGAAGTTGCTAAACGTGGTGCTGGAGAAATTCTTCTTACGAGTATGAATCGCGACGGTAGTAAAGATGGATTTGATCTGGAGTTAACTGCCGCTGTGAGTGATGCTGTAAGTGTGCCGGTGATTGCTTCTGGCGGCGTTGGTAATTTGCAGCACTTAGTCGATGGCATTACCAAAGGTCATGCTGATGCAGTTCTCGCAGCTAGTATTTTTCATTATGGTGAATTCACTGTTGGCCAAGCAAAAGAATATATGGCTAGCCAAGGTATCCCCGTTCGTATTTGAGCCAAGATAGATCTTCTGAAAGAATCATACGAATGACTATGAAAAATACCTTCACCCCAGTTGAATCCCTGGAAGTGGGTTCATGGGTTGACTCCGTTACTTGGAATGAGCAGGGCTTAGTTCCAGCAATCGCTCAAGAGGTTGGCAGCAAAGATATCTTGATGATGGCTTGGATGAATCGCGACGCCTTATTGGCAACGTTGCGTTTAGGGGAGGCTGTGTATTGGACTCGCTCCAGGCAGAAACTTTGGCATAAAGGCGAAGAATCTGGCCATACCCAAAAGGTGAAAGAAATTCGCCTTGACTGTGATGGCGATACGATTTTGCTGATGGTTGAACAAAAAGATGGCATTGCTTGTCATACGGGAGAGCACAGCTGCTTCTTCATGCGCTGGGATTCCGATAAATCTGCCTGGGTGGATGAGTCCAAGACTCATAAATAAGACCCTCTCAGTATTCCCGGCAATAAAAGACATAAAATCACTTTATGACTAGTCCAGCACAAAAACCTTCTAATTTAGATTCCGCTTTGGCTTATTTGGCTGATGTGCTGGATCAGCGACGCGATGCATTTAAAGCTGGAGAGGCCGACCCCAAGACTTCCTATACTGCTTTGCTCTTTTCTAAGGGTGATGACGGGATTTTGAAGAAAATTGGTGAAGAAGCAACTGAGGCTGTAATGGCGGCAAAAGATGCGCGTAATTCCAATCTAGCCCCTGAGCAGCAAAAGCTCTTGGTTGGCGAGATGGCTGACCTTTGGTTCCATTGCTTAATTGCACTTTCCCAGTTTGGCTTACGCCCAGAAGATGTGGTGGCCGAGTTGAATCGTCGCCTGGGCACCTCAGGCATCGAAGAGAAGGCAGCCAGAAAAGCTTCTGGCAAAGAGTAAATTCAGAAAATTCCCAATAATTCATCAAAACTAGAGGCGAAAGCGTGAGCCACGATCCGAATTGCTTGTTTTGCAAGATTTCCAAAGGCGAAATCCCGTCCCAAAAGGTATACGAGGATGATGAGATTTACGCATTTAAAGATATCAATCCTGCCGCTCCCATTCATTTTTTGATGATTCCTAAAAAACATATCCCTATGTTGGAGTCTGCGGAAATGGTGGATGCGCCATTGCTAGGTAGAATGATGGAATTAGCACCGCGTCTCGCCAAAGAGCAGGGTTGTAGTCCCGGAAAGGATGGCGGCTTTAGATTGGTAGTGAATAACGGTGCAGATGGTGGGCAAGAGGTTTATCACTTGCATTTACATGTGATGGGCGGTCCGCGCCCCTGGAAAAAATAGTCCGAGGAGATTAAAAATGGGTTCATTTAGTATTTGGCATTGGTTAATTGTTTTGGTAATCGTGATGTTGGTATTCGGTACCAAAAAATTACGCAATATCGGCACTGACTTAGGTGGTGCTGTGAAAGGTTTTAAAGACGGCATGAAAACACCTGAGGGAGCCGAAGAGTCGCAAGACAAAGCTAAAGAGCAAATTCATAGCGCTGCTGCATCAACAGAGAAAACTGTGGATGTCCAAGCTAAAGACATAAATAAGTAATTTCAGATTGAAATAATGCACACCCGCAATGATTGATCTCGGAGTTTCAAAGCTTGCACTCATTGCAGTGGTTGCATTGGTGGTGGTCGGCCCAGAGCGTCTTCCTAAGATAGCGCGCATGGCGGGTAATTTATTTGGAAGGGCACAGCGCTATATGGCTGATGTCAAATCCGAAGTTAGCCGGCAGATGGATGTTGAAGAGTTCAAGAAACTCCGTGAAGAAAGCGTCTCCGCTTTCAAGGATGTTGAGAGCTCAATTCAATCCACTACTCAAGAAGCAGGCGCAAATTTGAGCGATCAAGCTGACATCTTTGAAAATAATTTCACGAGAGCACCGCTTGATGAAAAAGAGGTGCTCCAAAAATCGGTTCGCCAAGGTCGCAAGAGTTGGGGTGTGAGACGTGCAGCAAGACCGGTTTGGTTTAAGCGCTCCACTGGCATGCGCACTCGCGTGCAATCTGGTGCAGCTCGCATGAAGAGATTCCACCACAGTGCAGGCAAATAAATTAGCCTAAAGAAAAGTAAATACGAATATCAATGACGCAAAATAATTCAACAGAAGATTCGGGCCTACAAGAATCCTTCCTGTCTCATTTATTTGAGTTGCGTGATCGCATCATTAAGTCGGCCTTAGCCATCATTGTGGTATTCATTTGCCTCGTTTACTGGGCACCAGATATTTTTCATTTGTTTGCACAGCCTTTACTTAAGGCATTGCCTGCAGGTGGCAAGATGATCGTGACGGATGTAACTGGTTCCTTCTTTGTGCCTATGAAAGTGACTATGTTGGTTGCTTTCTTAATTGCACTACCTGTGGTGATGTATCAGTTGTGGGCGTTTATTGCACCAGGACTTTATCAGCATGAGCGCAAACTGATTGTGCCTTTGGTAGTGAGTAGTTACAGCCTATTTATTTTTGGTATGGCCTTTGCTTACTTCTTGGTATTCCCAACAGTATTTCAATTCATGGCTAGCTATAACGCGCCACTGGGCGCGGAGATGTCGACCGATATTGACAACTACCTTAGCTTTGCAATGACTACCTTTTTAGCCTTTGGTATCACCTTTGAGGTGCCTGTGGTTGTCGTAGTGCTGGTGCGTATGGGTATGGTGCCGCTGGCTAAGCTGAGAGAGATACGCCCATATGTGATTGTTGGTGCTTTTGTGATTTCAGCAGTTGTTACGCCACCGGACGTGTTGTCACAATTACTTTTGGCTGTTCCAATGAGTCTTCTTTATGAACTCGGACTTCTGATAGCGCGCTTTTATGTGCCCAAGCCGTCAGGCGATGATGCTGACTCAACTACGAATTCCGATACTCAAGCCACTGCTTGATCTTGTGAGAAGGTGGTAGTGAGCCACCCTGTTACTCGATCAAATCGATAGCGCCTTTGTCGTAAATTTCCCTCTAAGTCTGAATCGATGCTTGCAAAAACTTTTCCAGCTGCAAGCAAAGAGCGGCGCTGCTGGGTAGTATCAATCTGAATCAATCTAGGTAGTATCTTTGGCAACTCGTGGCGAATATCTATAACAACACAATGTTCATGCTGCAATTGGCCAACTTTGCAAAGCAATAACTCGGCTTTACTCAAATTAAATTGATTGGCAATGATGAGTCGGTGACATAGCAAGATCCACTCCTCATCTAACTTATGTTCTGCATGATGATTTAAGGCTTTTTCAGCATAAGTAGCCAATTCAAACCAATCATTCTGCTTTGGGATGGAGACGTTCCCCAAGATTTTTCTAAGCAATTCTTTTGCCTCGGGTACGCCTTGTTGGTGTGCTTGCCAAACCCAATAGGAGGCCTGAAGTCCTCGAACCTTTTCCTCAATCTTTTCGCGCTTGCGCCATAAGCTAGCACCTTTTCGAAACTGCGCTTGGGCATGACCTAGGTCCGCAGCACGATCAAAACATCGATCGCTTTCACTGGCGTTGTATCCAGAAAATTGTGGGCGGCGGTAAATCTCACCAAGTGCAAACCAGGCATCACGATCACCATCTTTTGCTGCAAGTTCTAACCAGTATGCAGCCTTCTTGAGAGAGGCATTCGATTTGCCGCCCGGTTCATTCAAATCATTTTCAACTGGGTCAGTTAATTGCGCTAAACGCAAGCCTAAGGTGAGTTTTGCGATAGTGAGACCAAGCTCTGCGGCTTGTAAAAGTGGGGCATCATTTTGTTCAGTGAGCCACCTATTCCACAGAGAGGATAGCGCTTCATCTTTTGGTTGCAACTGAATCAGTAGCTCTTTAGCAGAGTTGGTAAACGGCGTTTCTGAGTTAGCTAGATTGAGAAGAAATTCTTTAGCTGTTTTTTGAAGTGATGCGAAGTCGGCGTTACCATTTCGCTTCAAAAGCCAGCCAACAATCTGAGTATGCAAAACTTTTTTATTGGGATTTAGTAAAAGTTCCGCGAGTTGCCATTGCGCAGCATGGCTTGCATCGATTTCAGCTTGAGCTAATCTCCAGAAAGATTCCCAACCAAATGAAAATGCGGGTGAATTGAAGGTCTTCTCTAAGGGAACGGTTGGAATTTGCCCCCAGATTTCCAGCATATCTGGGTGGAAGGGGTCTAATTCAGGAATTTCAGCATTACTCGAGCTCAGCTTGCTAACTAGCTGATTCTGAATTGATAAATAAGATTTTTCTAACCAAATCAGAGCATTAGCAGGCTGGATTGGGGTTTTAAATGCCCCAGTTAAATAGGCTGATGCTAAATTTTGTTGTGCGGATACATCACCCATTCTGGCAGATTGGAGGATTTTTAAGAATTCACGGCTTGCCATATGACAATTTTGGCATCTAAGACCCTAAAAAGACAGCAATCAAAGCTCTTGTTGCCCTGATACAACGAAGAAAGCCAAAAAACTGCCTTTCCACAAGCAAAAACAGCCTCTAAATGCCCCAACCCCTAATCTAGGAAAGCAAAACAAGCAAAATTCATGAGTCCCATCTTTATTTGGGCATTACTTTCAATTTATGGAGATTTAAAGAATGAAAAAATCGCTATTCGCAGTTGCAGCCGTAACAGCATTTGCTGGTGCAGCCCAAGCTCAGTCAAGCGTTACTGTTTATGGTCTTATCGACTATGGTTATCAGTACGCTCAACAACGTAACGCAACAGGTACTGCAGGTACTACAATTACTAACCAGAATACATCTGGATTCTCTGGTAACGGTGAGTCAACATCACGTATCGGTTTTAAAGGCAACGAAGATTTAGGTGGCGGTGCATCAGCATTCTTCACGGTAGAAGCAGCTTTAAATACTGACCAAGGTGGTATCTTGAACTCAGGCGCAACTGGTAACCGTCAAACATTCGTTGGTTTGGGCAAAAAAGGTCTAGGCGCTGCGAGTATTGGTATCCAGTACACACCAGTCCATGAAGCAGTTAGCGTGACTGACGCAGGCGGTGCAAACAATCAAAATGGTAACGTAATCTATGATCGTACTGGCGGCTTCGGCGCTACTTCAGGTCAACTTGTTGCTGGTTCAGGCGTGGGACTAAACTCAGTATCAGGTATGTCTACAAATACTTCATACACAGTTCGCTCAACAAACGCTCTTGTTTTGAAGTCCGAAAACGTTGCAGGTTTTTCTGGAAAAGCAATGCTAGTTAGTGGCGGCAAGAATTCAAACACTACCACTCAAACAGTTGATAATAGCGGTTGGGGTCTAGGTGCTGATTACACATGGCAAAAGCTTTATGTAACAGCTGCATACCAGTCATTTACTAACCAAACTTTAGGTGGCGGTGCATTTGCTCCTGGTTACAACGGTGCTGGTATTACTCCGGGCGTAAACAGCAAGGACAATCAGCAGTACTATGCTGCAACTTATGACTTTGGTATTGTGAAGGCATTTGCACAATACGTAAATCGTAAAGTTACCAACTTTGGTGATAATAATAATTACGTTTCAAGAAGTGCCCAGCAAATTGGTGTTCGTGCTCCAATTACACCAGCTGTTCAAGTTTGGGCTTCTGCAGGTACCGGCTCAATCAATGGGGGCGGTACTTCTGTAACGCCATCTAAGTTTAATGGTTGGCAGTT
The genomic region above belongs to Polynucleobacter sp. AP-Ainpum-60-G11 and contains:
- the hisI gene encoding phosphoribosyl-AMP cyclohydrolase, which produces MKNTFTPVESLEVGSWVDSVTWNEQGLVPAIAQEVGSKDILMMAWMNRDALLATLRLGEAVYWTRSRQKLWHKGEESGHTQKVKEIRLDCDGDTILLMVEQKDGIACHTGEHSCFFMRWDSDKSAWVDESKTHK
- the hisB gene encoding imidazoleglycerol-phosphate dehydratase HisB; the protein is MRQADVTRNTSETKIQIAINLDGTGKAELASGVPFLDHMLDQIARHGMIDLKVIAKGDTHIDDHHTVEDVGITLGQAFAKAVGDKAGITRYGHSYIPLDETLSRVVIDFSGRPGLEFNVPFTRARVGDFDVDLSIEFFRGFVNHAGVTLHIDNLRGINAHHQIETVFKAFGRALRMALELDPRASGVVPSTKGSL
- the hisC gene encoding histidinol-phosphate transaminase, with amino-acid sequence MSRFWSPVVQTLTPYVPGEQPQMERLVKLNTNESPYGPSPKALAAINQQNTDDLRLYPDPEGAALKKAIADLHGLDPKQVFLGNGSDEVLAHVFLGLLKQAKAIQFPDITYSFYPVYCKLFGIDYQKVSLGPDFEIQTENFKVLNGGIIFPNPNAPTGRSIPRSDIETLLSRNTDSVVVIDEAYVDYGTESCIPLLRGSACPENLLVVHTLSKSRALAGLRVGFAVGHPDLIEGLERVKNSFNSYPLGRLAQAGAIAAIQDQAHLESTSKKVIQTRERLVAELSVLGFDTLPSTANFIFTRHPKHTGVKLYQALRDRGIIVRHFKSPRIEEFLRITIGTDDQTNELIAALKEILAST
- the murA gene encoding UDP-N-acetylglucosamine 1-carboxyvinyltransferase; this translates as MDKLRMVGGTPLKGEVAIAGAKNAALPILCACLLTDQPITLRNVPDLQDVRTMLKLLQEIGVTVTFPVAHDRNHVVLNAANIKSSEATYEMVKTMRASILVLGPLLARMHSAKVSLPGGCAIGARPVDQHIKGLKAMGATIKIKSGYIQAETKSATGRLQGASILTDMITVTGTENLLMAATLASGTTILENAAREPEVGDLAELLVKMGAKIAGIGSDRLVIEGVEKLHSAEHAVIADRIEAGTFLCAVAAAGGEVLVKHCRPDTLDAVIVKLKEAGLKMEVGPDWIKASMQGRPKAVSFRTSEYPAFPTDMQAQLMAVNAIAEGNATITETIFENRFMHVQEMNRLGADIAIEGNTAIAQGVEKLSGAIVMATDLRASASLVIAGLAAQGETQVDRIYHLDRGYDRMEQKLTLLGANIQRIK
- the hisF gene encoding imidazole glycerol phosphate synthase subunit HisF, producing MLTKRIIPCLDVTAGRVVKGVNFVGLRDAGDPVEIAKRYDTQGADELTFLDITATSDGRDLILHIIEDVASQVFIPLTVGGGVRAVADVRRLLNAGADKVSMNSSAVANPDLVSDAASYYGSQCIVVAIDAKKTEAGNWEVFTHGGRTSTGMDVVAWASEVAKRGAGEILLTSMNRDGSKDGFDLELTAAVSDAVSVPVIASGGVGNLQHLVDGITKGHADAVLAASIFHYGEFTVGQAKEYMASQGIPVRI
- the hisG gene encoding ATP phosphoribosyltransferase, with the protein product MKLTLALSKGRIFEETAEILSKIGIRPLEDPEKSRKLIIETSNPDVRLIIVRASDVPTYVQFGGADFGVAGLDVLMENGTDGLYVPFDLNIAKCRMSVAVREGFDYAAAVKQGSRLKVATKYVNCAREHFANKGVHIDTIHLYGSMELAPLVGLADAIVDLVSTGNTLRANGLVEVEPIADISARLVVNQASYKRKRTQLQPFFELLK
- the hisA gene encoding 1-(5-phosphoribosyl)-5-[(5-phosphoribosylamino)methylideneamino]imidazole-4-carboxamide isomerase, producing the protein MLLIPAIDLKDGHCVRLEQGDMDKATVFSEDPGAMAAHWISKGARRLHLVDLNGAFAGKLKNESAIKSILKAVGDEIPVQLGGGIRDLETIERLLDDGISTVIIGTAAVKSPGFVQDACTAFPGHIMVGLDARDGKVATDGWSKITGHEVIDLAKKFEDYGVEAIIYTDIGRDGMMKGINMDATVKLAQAIRIPVIASGGLSNNQDIEALCEAEAEGVMGVIAGRSIYAGDLDLTVAQKYADELTLKFAKKII
- the hisD gene encoding histidinol dehydrogenase → MSADIKVKRLNSKDAGFKDTLLSSLSLPMADDEAIDAAVVKILAQVKSEGDAAVLSFTKQFDRLNVSSVVELEISQAELKKAYEGLSAEQKNALDIAAQRVRAYHEKQKIEAGCHSWEYEEADGTRLGQKVTALDRVGIYVPGGKAAYPSSVLMNAIPAKVAGVKEVIMVVPTPDGARNSLVLAAAYLSGVDRVFTIGGAQAVGALAYGTQTIPPVDKIVGPGNAYVAAAKRRVFGTVGIDMIAGPSEILVLCDGSSNPDWIAMDLFSQAEHDELAQSILLCPDEQFIEQVQASISKLLPEMPRKKVIETSLANRALLIQVKDMTEACDIANAIAAEHLEICATEPRKWAELIRHAGAIFMGNYTSESLGDYCAGPNHVLPTARTARFSSPLGVYDFIKRSSMIEVSEAGAQTLGAVASTLAHGEGLTAHARAAEMRLKK
- the hisH gene encoding imidazole glycerol phosphate synthase subunit HisH; the encoded protein is MAQTIAIVDYGMGNLRSVYQAFHHVAPDANVLIAHTPEEIISAERVVLPGQGAMPDCMKHLQESGLLDALLDAAKNKPLLGVCVGEQMLFDQSAEVRANSNTAWTPCLGLIPGEVRRFELAGKLQPDGSAYKVPHMGWNQVRQDRRHPLWDGIPDLTSFYFVHSYYVVPQRKEDSSGSTEYGDWFTSAVARDNIFATQFHPEKSAEYGLKLYKNFVSWQP